Proteins encoded in a region of the Mucilaginibacter sabulilitoris genome:
- a CDS encoding DUF3823 domain-containing protein, giving the protein MKIKFHHIVLALLLATVGCKKDNYDAPSLKLTGRLMYKGESIGVEYNQVPYELYQAGFGKVGPIGQTFGQDGTYSSLLFKGNYKFTIPPNQGPFLWKELASGKRDTVAVALTGNQTMDVEVTPFYMIRDAKLTAGSGKVTATFNIEKVITDANAKDIERVTLYINKTQFVSGGDNIASTDLAGSDITSLNNITMNVAIPGITPTQSYVFARVGIKIAGVEDMIFSPLTKVSF; this is encoded by the coding sequence ATGAAAATAAAATTTCATCATATTGTACTGGCGCTCTTACTGGCAACCGTGGGTTGTAAGAAAGATAATTACGATGCGCCCTCGTTAAAACTTACCGGCAGGCTGATGTATAAAGGAGAATCCATAGGGGTTGAATATAACCAGGTGCCTTATGAACTTTATCAGGCGGGCTTTGGCAAAGTAGGTCCTATTGGTCAAACCTTTGGGCAGGATGGTACTTATTCATCTTTATTGTTTAAGGGTAATTATAAATTTACCATACCGCCAAATCAAGGTCCGTTTTTATGGAAAGAGCTGGCATCAGGTAAACGCGATACAGTAGCAGTAGCACTTACCGGTAACCAAACTATGGATGTAGAGGTAACTCCGTTTTATATGATAAGGGATGCAAAGCTAACTGCCGGTAGCGGTAAGGTGACTGCGACCTTTAACATCGAAAAAGTAATTACCGATGCTAACGCAAAAGATATAGAACGGGTAACGCTGTATATCAATAAAACCCAGTTTGTATCAGGAGGAGACAATATAGCCTCCACGGATTTGGCCGGCTCGGATATTACCAGTTTAAATAATATCACTATGAATGTGGCTATCCCGGGCATTACCCCAACACAAAGTTATGTTTTTGCCCGTGTGGGTATTAAGATAGCAGGGGTAGAGGATATGATATTTTCCCCTTTAACTAAAGTATCATTTTAA
- a CDS encoding RagB/SusD family nutrient uptake outer membrane protein has protein sequence MKKISLITIIATLLVTGSCKKDSSFLDVPPKQVLPTELAFSDPALVLSILGDLYNRQRDFSSLDGHPVREYPLSPNGDVEPGWRTFADFSESFPSENGSSFLVQRTGWDYDEWYIWDYGYIRDLNLFIQRATAATKLTEGDKTRFIAEARFLRANYYFEMVKRMGGVPLITDPLAYDYSGNVTPLQKARAKESELYDFVISEAEAIKDQLPADVNEKSRATKAAALAMEARAALYAGSIAKYGANTPQVSLQGGEVGIPAGMANGYYTKALAAAQSIINGGAGAYQLYKVLPDLADNFAAIFLDKSSVNQEAIFVEDFKVNSGKVHGFTTNNQPFSISDEGLDAGRLNPSLNLAEAFEKLDNTYAPFGTKDGSGNPVYYTNQLDIFAGRDARLAGTLLLPGGSFKGKKTDVWAGYQLADGSVLTSDDAGHLKPLPGTTTAVQVVGKDGVVNGEEFRSQTGFYIRKYLDPAVGSGRRGRGSEVAFIRYRYAEVLLNAAEAAFELGQQSVAANYINQVRARAGLTIPLTDITFDRIVHERRVELAFEGHILYDMKRWRLATAVWDGNPMTVTDLVSNIGKANKRSTQPYGLWPYKYYNPGNANNGKWLFKEVLPSVVTGRNRFQLGNYYSQIGNDVISANPKIVKQPNQ, from the coding sequence ATGAAAAAAATATCATTAATCACAATAATTGCAACCCTGTTAGTTACGGGATCATGCAAAAAAGATAGCTCATTTTTAGATGTGCCGCCCAAACAGGTATTGCCTACCGAGTTGGCCTTTTCAGACCCTGCGTTGGTATTATCTATCCTAGGCGATTTATACAATAGGCAGAGAGACTTTTCAAGCCTGGATGGACATCCGGTAAGAGAGTATCCTTTATCTCCCAATGGAGATGTGGAGCCCGGATGGCGCACTTTTGCCGACTTCAGTGAATCTTTTCCATCAGAAAATGGAAGTTCATTTTTAGTACAAAGAACCGGTTGGGACTATGACGAATGGTACATATGGGATTACGGATACATCCGCGACCTTAACCTGTTTATTCAGCGCGCTACTGCTGCAACAAAACTTACCGAGGGCGACAAAACCCGTTTTATAGCCGAAGCACGGTTTCTGCGTGCCAATTACTATTTTGAAATGGTTAAGCGGATGGGCGGCGTACCCCTTATTACAGATCCACTTGCTTATGATTATTCAGGAAATGTTACACCGCTGCAAAAAGCACGTGCTAAGGAATCTGAATTATATGATTTTGTGATCAGCGAAGCAGAAGCAATAAAAGACCAGCTGCCCGCTGATGTTAACGAAAAGTCAAGAGCCACCAAGGCTGCTGCATTAGCAATGGAAGCAAGGGCTGCTTTATATGCGGGTTCTATTGCAAAATATGGTGCAAATACACCGCAGGTATCATTACAAGGCGGCGAAGTGGGTATACCTGCAGGCATGGCCAACGGATACTATACCAAAGCGCTGGCAGCAGCACAGTCAATCATTAACGGCGGGGCAGGCGCTTACCAGCTTTATAAAGTACTGCCTGATCTGGCCGATAATTTTGCTGCTATATTTCTTGATAAAAGCAGTGTAAACCAGGAGGCTATATTTGTAGAGGACTTTAAGGTTAACAGCGGTAAGGTACATGGCTTTACTACCAACAATCAGCCGTTTTCAATTTCAGATGAGGGGTTGGATGCCGGCCGTTTAAACCCGTCATTAAACCTTGCCGAAGCATTTGAAAAGCTGGATAATACCTATGCTCCTTTTGGCACAAAGGATGGTTCAGGTAACCCTGTTTATTATACTAATCAGCTTGATATTTTTGCTGGTCGCGATGCAAGGCTTGCAGGTACGTTATTGTTACCGGGCGGTTCATTTAAGGGGAAAAAGACTGATGTTTGGGCCGGCTATCAATTGGCAGATGGCAGTGTGCTTACCAGCGATGATGCAGGTCATTTAAAACCACTGCCTGGTACAACAACAGCGGTACAGGTAGTAGGTAAAGATGGCGTGGTAAATGGCGAAGAATTCAGGTCGCAAACTGGTTTTTACATCCGTAAATACCTTGATCCGGCAGTTGGTTCTGGTCGTCGTGGCCGTGGTAGCGAGGTGGCTTTCATCCGTTACCGTTATGCAGAAGTATTGTTGAATGCAGCTGAAGCTGCTTTTGAACTGGGTCAGCAATCGGTAGCTGCCAATTATATAAACCAGGTAAGGGCGCGTGCAGGTCTGACTATTCCGTTAACAGATATTACCTTTGACCGCATAGTACATGAGCGTCGCGTAGAGTTAGCATTTGAAGGTCATATCCTGTATGATATGAAACGTTGGAGACTGGCCACCGCGGTTTGGGATGGTAATCCAATGACTGTTACTGACCTGGTTAGCAATATCGGCAAAGCAAACAAACGCAGCACACAGCCTTATGGTTTATGGCCATATAAATATTACAACCCCGGAAATGCCAATAATGGTAAATGGTTATTTAAAGAGGTATTACCATCGGTTGTAACCGGCAGAAACAGGTTCCAGTTAGGCAATTATTATTCACAAATAGGGAATGATGTAATATCAGCCAACCCTAAAATTGTTAAGCAACCAAATCAATAA
- a CDS encoding SusC/RagA family TonB-linked outer membrane protein, protein MRKFLLLRQADYLRLQWPPSKWGPKVSLIIFFIVAYQLISFSASAQNKIQISGTVADTTGEVLTGVAIRVKGTQAGTTTDVKGHFSLSVPDANGTLVVTYIGFTTQEIPINGRTTIAIRLKSSSSSLQEIVVTGYGTQKRESITGAISSVTSKDLERVHAGSTVSTGLAGKIPGVTFRQSEGRPGASASIQIRNMGSPLYVIDGIQQDEGQFNNLSPNDVESITVLKDGSAAIYGVRAANGVVVVTTKKGAGESRINIDAYTGYQNWTRFPNVLTNSYDYMRYKAEADVNTNGSTSITQAELDKYKAGTDPAYRSFNWRDYVLKSNNNAPQNSVNANFTGGTDKVNYYVSATNLFQNSQLGKEYKFNRSNIQSNVSVKVANGLKVSLDINGRIETRENPGVPGGDDYFLAKFAVLRNTPLERPYANDNPAYLNDIGHTESNYAFLNKDLSGLYHSDWRVLQTNFNAEYQIPGVKGLAIKGLYSYYIADYLLNNQEYTYEAYTYRPETNTYDVTGGSTNPWREREQKKEFAKTMQAQINYNNTFGKSTIGATFVAERIELNHLRNWIHASPISNNLPLIYFPTTDQYQDSDDKEARIGYIGRVNYNYDNKYYLEASARRDASYLFAPDRRVGYFPGVSAGWRITQEGFAKKILGDNSVLNDLKFRASYGVLGDDRDPNNSANPIVPAYAYLPGYNYNQGTAILDGNAVTVSRDKGIPVNRISWLKSKITDVGMDFSLLNNKLTGSFDYFYRKRTGLLGDKNDIIVPIEIGYSLPQENANSDAQYGEEIALNYASKIGNVSFNVGGNFSFSRSKDLTQYNPLFYNSWDQYRNSSANRYSHIDWGYEVIGQFTSQEQINNYTINNDGKGNRSLLPGDLMYKDQNGDGKIDQYDERPVGFGGGKQPNINFGFTLGAAYKGFDFHADFSGGAGYTWFQNYESRWAFQNNGNLNSIFEDRWHRADPFDVNSPWVAGKYPANRVNPGFGHSDYELNGQRNSTFWLHSVKYLRARTIELGYSLPSQWLTRVKIKRARFYVNAYNLFSFDNLKQYSVDPEVNDDNGLQFPQSKVLNFGVNLTF, encoded by the coding sequence ATGAGAAAATTTTTACTACTCCGGCAGGCGGATTACCTCCGCTTGCAATGGCCGCCGAGTAAATGGGGCCCAAAAGTATCACTAATTATCTTTTTCATCGTGGCTTATCAGCTCATTTCGTTTTCGGCGTCGGCCCAAAACAAAATTCAGATAAGCGGCACCGTAGCCGATACTACCGGCGAAGTGCTCACCGGTGTGGCGATAAGGGTGAAAGGAACCCAGGCCGGCACAACGACCGATGTTAAAGGTCATTTCAGTCTGTCAGTTCCGGATGCTAACGGGACCCTGGTTGTTACTTACATAGGCTTTACAACCCAGGAAATACCGATCAATGGGCGCACTACTATCGCCATCAGGTTAAAATCAAGCAGTTCATCCCTTCAGGAAATTGTGGTAACAGGTTACGGAACGCAAAAAAGGGAATCCATAACGGGTGCCATATCCAGCGTAACCAGTAAAGATCTGGAGCGCGTACACGCCGGCTCGACGGTAAGTACGGGTTTGGCAGGTAAAATACCAGGTGTAACATTCAGACAATCTGAAGGAAGACCGGGAGCAAGCGCCAGCATCCAGATCCGTAACATGGGTTCGCCGTTGTATGTAATTGATGGTATACAACAAGACGAAGGACAGTTTAATAACCTTTCGCCAAATGACGTGGAAAGTATCACCGTGTTAAAGGATGGTTCTGCAGCTATATATGGTGTACGTGCGGCAAACGGCGTTGTGGTGGTAACTACCAAAAAAGGGGCCGGTGAAAGCCGCATTAATATTGATGCCTACACCGGTTATCAAAACTGGACAAGGTTCCCTAACGTATTGACCAATTCGTACGATTACATGCGCTACAAAGCCGAAGCGGATGTAAACACCAACGGTTCTACCAGTATAACCCAGGCCGAGCTTGATAAATATAAAGCAGGCACCGATCCGGCTTACCGCAGTTTTAATTGGCGCGATTATGTGTTGAAAAGCAATAATAATGCCCCCCAAAACTCGGTTAATGCCAACTTTACGGGCGGTACCGACAAAGTAAATTATTATGTATCGGCAACAAACCTGTTCCAAAACTCACAATTGGGCAAGGAATATAAATTTAACCGATCCAATATCCAGTCGAACGTTTCTGTTAAGGTTGCCAATGGTTTAAAGGTTAGTTTGGATATTAACGGCCGTATCGAAACACGCGAAAACCCTGGTGTACCGGGAGGCGATGATTACTTCCTGGCCAAATTCGCCGTATTGCGTAACACGCCTTTAGAGCGTCCGTATGCTAACGACAACCCTGCTTATTTGAACGATATTGGTCACACCGAATCAAATTACGCGTTTTTGAATAAAGATCTGTCAGGTTTATATCACAGCGACTGGCGCGTATTGCAAACCAACTTTAATGCCGAATACCAGATACCAGGTGTTAAAGGTTTAGCCATTAAAGGTTTATACTCTTATTATATTGCCGATTATTTACTTAATAACCAGGAATATACCTATGAGGCGTATACATACAGGCCCGAAACAAATACTTATGATGTAACAGGCGGTAGCACCAACCCATGGCGTGAGCGTGAACAAAAGAAAGAGTTTGCAAAAACCATGCAGGCACAGATTAATTACAATAATACATTTGGCAAAAGCACCATTGGCGCAACATTCGTTGCCGAACGTATTGAGCTTAATCACTTGAGAAATTGGATCCATGCTTCTCCAATTTCAAATAATCTGCCGCTTATTTATTTCCCTACTACCGATCAGTACCAGGATAGCGACGATAAAGAAGCACGTATTGGCTACATTGGTCGTGTAAATTATAACTACGATAATAAATACTACCTCGAAGCTTCGGCCAGACGGGATGCCTCTTATTTGTTTGCTCCAGACAGACGTGTTGGTTATTTTCCGGGTGTATCTGCAGGTTGGCGTATAACACAGGAAGGCTTCGCGAAGAAAATATTAGGCGACAACAGCGTGCTTAATGATTTAAAATTCAGGGCATCTTATGGTGTACTGGGTGACGACCGCGATCCTAATAACTCAGCTAACCCAATTGTGCCGGCTTACGCTTATTTACCTGGTTATAACTATAACCAGGGTACTGCCATATTAGATGGTAACGCAGTAACCGTATCACGTGATAAGGGTATACCCGTTAACCGTATCTCCTGGTTAAAGAGTAAGATCACCGATGTGGGTATGGACTTCAGTTTATTAAACAACAAACTGACAGGTTCATTTGATTATTTCTACCGTAAACGTACCGGCTTGCTGGGTGATAAAAACGATATAATAGTACCTATCGAAATAGGTTATTCGCTGCCACAGGAAAACGCTAACAGCGATGCACAATACGGTGAAGAAATTGCCTTGAATTATGCTAGTAAAATTGGTAATGTAAGCTTCAATGTGGGTGGTAACTTTTCATTTAGCCGCTCTAAAGATCTGACCCAATATAATCCGCTTTTCTACAACTCCTGGGATCAGTACCGTAACTCATCCGCAAACAGGTATTCACATATTGACTGGGGTTATGAAGTAATTGGTCAGTTCACATCACAGGAACAAATTAATAATTATACCATTAATAATGATGGTAAGGGCAACCGTTCACTGCTGCCAGGCGACCTGATGTATAAAGATCAGAACGGCGATGGTAAAATTGACCAGTATGACGAACGCCCTGTTGGCTTTGGTGGCGGAAAACAGCCTAACATCAACTTTGGCTTTACACTTGGTGCCGCGTACAAAGGTTTCGATTTTCATGCCGATTTCTCAGGAGGCGCCGGTTATACCTGGTTCCAGAACTATGAGTCAAGATGGGCTTTCCAGAACAACGGAAACTTAAATAGCATTTTTGAAGACAGGTGGCACCGCGCCGATCCGTTTGATGTGAACAGTCCGTGGGTAGCCGGTAAATATCCTGCAAATAGGGTAAACCCTGGTTTTGGCCACAGCGATTATGAACTAAATGGACAGCGGAATTCAACCTTTTGGCTGCACAGCGTAAAATACTTAAGGGCCAGAACCATAGAGTTGGGTTATTCATTGCCATCGCAATGGTTAACCAGGGTTAAAATTAAACGTGCGAGATTCTACGTGAACGCGTACAACCTGTTTTCGTTTGATAACCTGAAGCAATACTCTGTTGACCCCGAAGTTAACGATGATAACGGGCTTCAATTCCCTCAAAGTAAGGTACTCAACTTTGGTGTTAATTTAACTTTTTAA
- a CDS encoding hybrid sensor histidine kinase/response regulator transcription factor produces the protein MKPIYLIYFLLLLPCSICQAQSYYFRHYQVEQGLSNNTVYCTIQDKRGFLWMGTKDGLNRFDGYTFKTFRHSATDKKSISSDMIHALCLDKNGNLWIGNDLGIDRYDPKTESFVHINPLNKDAVRCIVIDNNNNCWFVGGPALMKYDGKSGKITNFRSFQHFDVTSIAINNGTVWVSSTTGTLEKLDTLTHSFTSYSMFKNSKWVASNFIEKIYGAGDNKIFVGTTNQGFKEFDCATGNYRDLLTYNPDKTEVYVRDFVKYSDKEYWIATESGVFIYNVQKGTFLNLKKNYHDPYSISDNAIYALYKDAEGGIWAGTYFGGVNYYPKQYSTFNKFYPASDKSGLQGNVVREICKDQYGNLWMGTEDNGLNKLSPDKQTWTHYYPGVKNGISNTNIHGLLANGNELFIGTFERGLDIMDIPTGKVIRYYVSGKAKNMLKSNFIITFLKTRSGIILVGTTHGLYRYNTGTKDFTLVNGVPLYDFIYCMTEDHNGKIWVGTVHDGIYTYDPIKDTGSKLNATFDITKALNNSSVNGAFEDSDHKMWFATEGFGLLNYDPEKKTYKFYDLNNGFPSNYIFRILEDDNKNLWVSTTRGLVSLNITSKNIKVYTKASGLLSDQFNYNSAFKDTDGTMYFGCVKGMVSFNPAQFKKNASVSPVYITGFQVHNQEISVNSSDSLLHKSIICTKQIKLDHNQSSFSIDFAALSYSSPEMSQYKYMMKGLDKGWTSLKTNRKVYFTQLLPGHYTFIVKAANYSGIWADKETRLDIIITPPFWESIWAYIAYALLLLFTVYYLLRQYHIRTRDKNKRLIEILENDKEKQIYNAKIEFFTNVAHEIRTPLTLIKGPMEKVIKRAGSVPDIQNNLKIMEKNTDRLLDLTNQLLDFRKTETNGFSLSFVKTDITELLADTFLRFKPMAEQKNLYYKLSHPPKNMYAYVDIEAFTKIISNLINNAIKYGKSTVEVELLECKDDDCTFSIEIKNNGFIVPYEMREKIFEPFFRLKESEKQIGTGIGLSLSRSLAELHKGVLVLNKPMNELNIFMLTLPVHQEKEFDLYNIPDEYELTDKNKEEDFDFMKPIILLVDDNPEILDFISDDLSDKYSVIKALNGQEALDMIEIENIQLIISDVMMPVMDGFELCKKIKTNFDYSHIPIILLTAKNTLQSKIEGLEVGADAYIEKPFSPEHLQVQIANLLINRNKIREHFASSPLANINTMAYSKPDESFLDRLNAAINRNIQNPDLDVEHIANLMNMSKPTLYRKVKAISNLTINELINITRLKAAAKLLEDGDYKVYEIAAMVGYSSQSHLGRNFLKQFGTTPTEYQQNKRNLKTRPL, from the coding sequence TTGAAACCTATATATTTAATTTACTTTCTATTGCTGCTACCCTGCAGTATATGCCAGGCGCAGTCATACTATTTCAGGCATTACCAGGTTGAGCAGGGCCTTTCAAATAATACGGTTTACTGTACCATACAGGATAAACGGGGCTTTTTATGGATGGGAACCAAAGATGGCCTGAACAGGTTTGATGGCTATACCTTTAAAACATTCAGGCATAGCGCAACGGACAAAAAAAGCATATCCAGCGATATGATACACGCCCTGTGCCTGGATAAAAACGGCAACTTATGGATAGGTAACGACCTTGGTATTGACCGCTACGATCCCAAAACCGAAAGTTTTGTACACATCAACCCCTTAAATAAAGATGCGGTAAGGTGTATTGTAATCGATAATAACAATAACTGCTGGTTTGTTGGGGGGCCAGCCCTCATGAAATATGATGGCAAGTCGGGCAAAATAACTAATTTTAGATCATTTCAGCATTTTGATGTCACATCAATAGCTATTAATAACGGTACGGTCTGGGTTTCGTCTACCACAGGAACTTTAGAGAAATTAGACACTTTAACTCATTCATTTACAAGCTACAGCATGTTTAAAAACTCAAAATGGGTAGCATCAAATTTTATTGAAAAAATATACGGCGCAGGAGATAATAAAATATTTGTAGGCACTACCAACCAGGGGTTTAAGGAGTTTGATTGCGCTACCGGTAATTATCGTGATCTGTTAACCTATAATCCAGACAAAACCGAGGTATATGTAAGGGATTTTGTGAAGTATTCCGATAAAGAATATTGGATAGCTACCGAATCGGGAGTGTTTATTTATAATGTGCAAAAGGGTACTTTCCTTAACCTTAAAAAAAACTATCATGATCCGTATTCGATATCTGACAATGCCATTTACGCGCTTTATAAAGACGCTGAAGGCGGCATTTGGGCAGGAACTTATTTTGGCGGCGTAAACTACTATCCTAAACAATATTCAACCTTTAACAAATTTTACCCCGCGTCTGACAAAAGCGGTTTACAGGGTAATGTAGTGCGTGAAATTTGCAAAGACCAGTATGGTAATTTATGGATGGGTACCGAAGATAACGGATTGAATAAACTAAGTCCCGATAAGCAAACCTGGACGCATTATTACCCCGGTGTAAAGAACGGCATATCAAATACCAATATCCACGGTTTGTTAGCCAATGGTAACGAGTTGTTCATCGGCACTTTTGAACGAGGTCTGGACATAATGGATATACCCACAGGTAAGGTGATACGTTATTATGTGTCGGGCAAGGCAAAAAACATGCTGAAAAGCAATTTTATTATTACCTTTTTAAAAACCCGCTCGGGTATTATCCTGGTGGGTACCACTCACGGACTTTACCGATACAATACCGGCACCAAAGATTTTACACTTGTAAATGGCGTGCCATTGTATGATTTTATATACTGCATGACCGAAGATCATAACGGAAAAATATGGGTAGGCACTGTACATGACGGTATTTATACTTATGACCCGATTAAGGATACTGGTAGTAAATTAAACGCCACTTTCGATATAACCAAGGCCCTTAATAATAGCTCTGTCAACGGGGCATTTGAAGACAGTGATCATAAAATGTGGTTTGCAACGGAGGGGTTTGGTTTGCTGAATTATGATCCTGAAAAAAAGACCTATAAATTTTATGACCTTAACAATGGCTTCCCGAGTAATTATATTTTCCGGATACTGGAAGACGATAATAAAAACCTTTGGGTAAGTACCACCCGCGGACTGGTATCTTTAAATATAACCAGCAAAAATATTAAGGTTTATACCAAAGCCAGTGGTTTGTTAAGCGACCAGTTTAATTATAATTCTGCCTTTAAAGATACTGATGGCACCATGTATTTTGGCTGCGTAAAGGGTATGGTTAGTTTCAACCCTGCGCAGTTTAAAAAGAATGCCTCTGTGTCTCCTGTGTATATTACCGGTTTCCAGGTGCATAACCAGGAAATTTCGGTCAACAGCAGCGATTCCTTGTTGCACAAGTCTATTATTTGTACTAAACAAATAAAGCTCGATCATAACCAGTCGTCGTTCAGTATTGATTTCGCGGCCTTAAGTTATTCATCGCCCGAAATGAGCCAGTATAAATATATGATGAAAGGGCTCGACAAAGGCTGGACGTCATTAAAAACCAACAGAAAGGTTTATTTCACCCAGCTTTTACCAGGGCACTATACCTTTATTGTTAAAGCGGCCAATTACAGCGGTATATGGGCCGATAAAGAAACCCGGTTGGATATTATCATAACCCCACCTTTTTGGGAAAGCATCTGGGCATATATTGCCTATGCCTTGCTCCTGCTCTTTACCGTCTATTACTTACTTAGACAATACCATATCCGCACCCGCGACAAGAATAAACGCTTAATAGAAATACTGGAAAACGACAAAGAGAAACAAATATATAACGCCAAAATTGAATTTTTTACTAACGTAGCGCATGAGATCCGCACACCGCTCACCCTTATCAAAGGCCCTATGGAAAAGGTGATCAAAAGGGCCGGAAGTGTTCCGGATATTCAGAATAATCTCAAAATAATGGAGAAGAATACCGACCGGCTTTTAGATCTTACCAACCAGCTGCTCGATTTCAGGAAGACCGAAACCAACGGTTTTAGTCTTAGCTTTGTTAAAACAGATATAACCGAATTACTGGCCGATACCTTTTTACGGTTTAAACCTATGGCCGAGCAAAAAAACCTCTATTACAAGCTCAGTCATCCACCCAAAAACATGTATGCTTATGTGGATATTGAGGCTTTTACCAAAATTATAAGTAACCTTATTAATAATGCCATTAAGTACGGTAAATCAACAGTAGAGGTTGAACTGCTGGAATGTAAAGATGATGACTGCACTTTTTCCATAGAGATAAAGAATAATGGCTTTATAGTGCCTTATGAGATGCGTGAGAAAATATTTGAACCTTTTTTCCGGCTTAAAGAATCGGAAAAGCAAATTGGAACAGGTATAGGATTATCCCTATCGCGTTCACTGGCCGAACTGCATAAAGGTGTGCTGGTATTAAATAAGCCGATGAATGAGCTTAACATTTTCATGCTTACACTGCCCGTACATCAGGAAAAGGAATTTGACCTGTACAATATACCTGATGAGTATGAACTGACTGATAAAAACAAAGAGGAGGATTTTGACTTTATGAAACCAATTATACTTTTAGTGGATGATAATCCCGAGATACTTGATTTTATTTCGGACGACCTGAGCGATAAATATTCGGTAATTAAAGCCCTTAACGGCCAGGAAGCGCTCGATATGATCGAGATTGAGAATATTCAGCTAATTATTAGTGATGTGATGATGCCAGTTATGGACGGCTTTGAACTGTGCAAAAAAATAAAGACTAATTTTGATTACAGCCACATCCCCATCATATTACTTACGGCTAAAAACACGCTGCAAAGTAAAATTGAAGGCCTTGAAGTTGGTGCCGATGCCTATATAGAAAAGCCGTTCTCGCCCGAACATTTGCAAGTGCAAATAGCCAACCTGCTCATCAACCGCAATAAAATAAGGGAACATTTCGCGAGTTCGCCGCTGGCCAACATCAACACCATGGCATACTCCAAACCCGATGAAAGCTTTTTAGATAGGCTGAACGCTGCCATCAACAGAAATATTCAAAACCCCGATCTGGATGTGGAGCACATAGCCAACCTCATGAACATGAGCAAGCCAACGCTGTACCGTAAAGTAAAAGCCATATCAAACCTTACCATTAACGAACTGATTAATATTACCCGCTTAAAAGCAGCCGCTAAATTGCTTGAAGATGGCGATTATAAAGTATACGAAATTGCCGCCATGGTGGGCTACAGTTCACAATCGCACCTGGGGCGTAATTTTTTAAAACAGTTTGGCACTACCCCTACCGAGTATCAGCAAAATAAACGAAACCTTAAAACCCGCCCGCTTTAA
- a CDS encoding glycoside hydrolase family 43 protein produces the protein MKNIISTIFFVLITIITCFAQQKNAKTFTNPLLPSGADPWVIYKNGYYYYTNSTGHNLVIWKTKHITELDKAEKKTVWTPTAGKPYSKELWAPELHFLKGKWYMYFAADDGDNNHHRMYVIENASADPTQGEWTFKGQIGDSTNKWAIDGSVFENKGQLYMIWAGWEGDANGQQNIYIAKMKDPVTIGSERVKISSPEYQWEKYGDLHDDNNPAHVNVNEGPEILTHNNKLFLIYSASGCWTDYYALGMLTTTTNSNLLDPASWKKSAEPVFKQSPENEVYAPGHNSFFKSPNGKEDWILYHANSKPGQGCGRDRSPRAQKFSWNKDGSPNFGIPLKTGVALVVPAE, from the coding sequence ATGAAAAATATTATAAGCACGATTTTCTTTGTATTAATTACAATTATTACCTGCTTTGCACAGCAAAAAAATGCAAAAACATTTACCAATCCGTTGTTGCCATCAGGCGCTGATCCATGGGTTATTTATAAAAACGGGTACTATTATTATACCAACAGTACCGGCCATAACCTGGTGATCTGGAAAACGAAGCATATAACCGAGCTTGACAAGGCCGAGAAGAAAACTGTTTGGACACCAACGGCAGGCAAACCCTATTCCAAAGAACTATGGGCGCCCGAACTGCATTTTTTAAAGGGCAAGTGGTACATGTACTTCGCTGCCGATGATGGGGATAACAATCATCACCGCATGTATGTAATTGAAAATGCATCGGCCGACCCTACACAAGGTGAATGGACATTTAAGGGCCAGATTGGTGATAGTACCAACAAATGGGCTATTGACGGATCGGTTTTTGAAAACAAGGGCCAGTTGTACATGATATGGGCCGGCTGGGAAGGTGATGCGAACGGTCAGCAAAATATTTACATAGCAAAAATGAAAGACCCGGTGACCATAGGCAGCGAACGCGTTAAAATATCAAGCCCCGAATATCAATGGGAAAAGTATGGCGATTTGCATGACGACAATAACCCGGCACATGTAAATGTTAATGAAGGTCCCGAAATATTGACACATAATAACAAACTGTTCCTGATTTACTCAGCGAGCGGTTGCTGGACGGATTATTACGCGCTTGGGATGCTCACCACCACCACAAACAGCAACTTGCTTGACCCCGCTTCGTGGAAAAAATCCGCGGAACCGGTTTTTAAACAATCACCCGAAAATGAGGTTTATGCGCCGGGGCATAATTCATTTTTCAAATCGCCCAACGGTAAGGAGGATTGGATATTGTACCATGCCAATTCAAAACCCGGCCAGGGATGTGGCCGAGATCGCTCACCGCGCGCTCAAAAGTTCAGCTGGAATAAAGATGGCTCACCTAATTTTGGAATACCTTTAAAAACAGGAGTAGCGTTGGTTGTGCCTGCAGAATAA